The sequence CAAAGGTCAGCTGGCCGTTCTCGCCGGGTGCCAGCCGCCACGGCGCGCGGATGCCGAAGGGGTTCATGAAGGCGATCTGGGCCCCGGCTCCAGCGGTTGCAGCGAGCTGCGCATCCGCGATCAGCGAGCCAAGCGTGCCTCCCGTGCTGGAGGCATCGCCGCCGCGCGTTGCCTCGCCGCCGATCCGCCCGGCCGGACGGAGCGCAAATTGGCGCGCTGCTTCGGTGTACTTCACGACATAGTCGGCAATATCGGCGCGCGGGGCGAAGCGCGGGAAGCGGTCGGTATTGGGCGAAACGCGGTCGGCAGCGGGTCGATAGGCCTCGCTCTGGACGATGACGTTGCGGGCCGAGCGGCCCACCACCCGGCCGGCGCGTGGGTCGATCTCCAGGTTGATTTCGGTCACGAGGGTGCCGAACACCCCGGCGCTGGTCATCAGGACCGGCCTGGCCGGGTTTTTGCCCGGCCATTCGCAGATATAGGCCCAGTGCGTGTGGCCCGAGACGACCACGTCGACCCCGTCGAGCTGGTTCACGATCTCGCCCAGCGGCCCACTCGCGCCTTCGCAGCCCTGCGGGTTGGGGGTGCCCTTCGTCCGCACCCCTTCGTGGATCACCACCACGATCGCATCGGCCCCTGCTGCGCGCAGGCGCGGGACAGCGGCGTTGATCGTTGATGCTTCATCGGCGAAGGTCAGGCCCTTGATCCCCTCGGGCGAGACCAGTTCGCCGGTTCCTTCCAGCGTCAGTCCGATCAGGCCGATATCGACCTTGTTGCGGCCCGAACCGAAGCTGCGGATCGCCGTGCCCGGGAACAGGGTGGAACCATCGGCCTTGATCGTATTCGCGCCAAGGAACTTGAACTTCGCGCCCTTGAACGGCTCGACCTGGCAGGGCTTGCGCGCGGTGTGCTGGGTGCAGCCGCCACTTTGCATCCGCAGCAGCTCGTCCTGGCCGCGATCGAATTCGTGGTTGCCGGTGGCGTTGAAGTCCAGCCCGATTCGATTCATCACCTCGATCGTCGGTTCATCGAGGAACAGCGACGAGGCCAGCTGCGAGGCGCCGATCAGATCACCCGCGCTGACCACGAGGTGGTTGGGGTGCTGCGCCCTGAGGCTGTCTATCGCGCTGGCGAGATAGGCTGCGCCGCCCGCGGGAACCGGCATCGCCTCGCCCTTGTCATCCGGCACAAAGACCGACTGGCGCGGCATTTCCAGCGCACCGTGGAAATCGTTGATCGCCAGCAGCCCGACCTTGACCGTCGGTGCGGGCTGTCGGGCACCCTGCGGCGTGGCGCAGGCAGCGATCAGGGGCAGCAGGGCAAGCGGCAGAAAGCGAAGATTCGACATGAATCCGTCCTAGCTGATGCAGCGACGACAACAAGCCGTGCGTATTATGCAATTAAGACAGTTTCTTGAAACATTGCCCCTACCTTTCTATATTGCCCGCCATAACCCTAGGGGAGAATAGCGCCATGGCGCGGCCGCAGACGGACCTTGAAGCCGGACGGGAACAATTGCTCGATATCGCCACGGCGATGATCGAAGAGCGCGGCAATGGCGCACTGACCATGACCGAGCTGGCTGCCTTGGCTGGCATGTCCCCCGCCAATCTCTATCGCTACTTTGAGAGCAAGGAAGCCGTGATCGAGGCGATTGCCGGCCGCTGGTTTGCCCCCAAGGTGGCAATCATGGAGGAAGTGGTCGCCAGCGACCTGCCGCCCCGCCGCAAAATGTATGAGTTCTACGCCCGCCGCTTCGCCCTGATCCGCGGGATGTGGGAGCGCGATCCGGTGGTGTTCCAGACCTATTGCGATGTTGGCGAAGAGCACTTCGAAGTTGTGCGCAGCTATGTCGACCTGGGCGATCATTACCTGGGTGAGATTGTGGCTGAGGCCATGGCCGATGGGCACTTTGCCGGGCTCGAGATTGATGAAGCGATCAGCCTGATCAATCAGATGGTCGCGCCTTACGTGAATATCGGTCTGATGGGGCTGATCATGCCCAAGCTGTCGGAAGAAAAGCTGGCCCGGATCGTCGATGCCGTCTTCGATGGCTTGTCCGCGGTCGACCGCGGCGCGAGGGCGGTTACCGGCCTGCGCGCGGCGTAACGGGCAGGGCGGACGACGGTCCGCCATCTGGCCTACTGGCGCTGCCGTTCAAAACAGGTTACTTACAAAGGTGTGAGTAACACCCTGCGCCATAAGTTCGCCATTGCAGTCGAACCCCACGACATCGATTTCATGGGGCATGTCAACAATGCCCGATATCTCAACTGGGTGCAGGAAGCGGTGCTTGATCACTGGCGCGCCTTCGCCCCGCCGCATGCGGTTGCCGCGCACTTGTGGGTCGCCCTGAAGCACGAGATTACCTATCGCAAGCCAGGCTTCCTGGGCGATGACGTGGTCGCGACGGTTCTGCTCGAGAAGGTGCAGGGAGTCCGCGCGTTCTATGAAACGGTGATCCACCGCGGCGAGGACATCCTCGCTGAAGTCCGCTCGACCTGGTGCTCGCTCGACGCCGAAACCCTACGCCCCGCGCGGCTGGCGCGCGACGTGGTTGCAAAGTTCTTCCCGACTTAGAGCGGGCCGGTGGTGCTAGCCAATCGCGGAGGCGACTGGCCTACACGTCGAGATTCGCCACGTTCAGCGCGTTTTCCTGGATGAAGTCGCGGCGTGGTTCGACCACGTCGCCCATCAGGCGTGTGAAGATCTCGTCCGTCACGTCGGCATCCTCGACCTTGACCTGCAGCAGGCTGCGGTTGTCCGGATCGAGCGTGGTCTCCCACAGCTGCTCCGCATTCATCTCGCCCAGGCCCTTGTAGCGTGCGATCGACAGGCCCTTGCGCCCGGCGGCGAGCACGGCATCGAGCAGCTGGCTGGGGCGCGTGATCGTGCCGTCGCCAGCGATCAGGCGGACCGGGGCGGGGGCATCGCCCTCTTCGCTATCGGCCTCAACTTCCGGTTCGGCTTCGGCGGCGGCCGCGCGGACCAGCCGGGCAACGCCGGCATAGGCCTCGGCGTGTTCGGCCGCGACGCGGGC comes from Novosphingobium ginsenosidimutans and encodes:
- a CDS encoding acyl-CoA thioesterase; the protein is MSNTLRHKFAIAVEPHDIDFMGHVNNARYLNWVQEAVLDHWRAFAPPHAVAAHLWVALKHEITYRKPGFLGDDVVATVLLEKVQGVRAFYETVIHRGEDILAEVRSTWCSLDAETLRPARLARDVVAKFFPT
- a CDS encoding TetR/AcrR family transcriptional regulator, with the translated sequence MARPQTDLEAGREQLLDIATAMIEERGNGALTMTELAALAGMSPANLYRYFESKEAVIEAIAGRWFAPKVAIMEEVVASDLPPRRKMYEFYARRFALIRGMWERDPVVFQTYCDVGEEHFEVVRSYVDLGDHYLGEIVAEAMADGHFAGLEIDEAISLINQMVAPYVNIGLMGLIMPKLSEEKLARIVDAVFDGLSAVDRGARAVTGLRAA
- a CDS encoding bifunctional metallophosphatase/5'-nucleotidase, giving the protein MSNLRFLPLALLPLIAACATPQGARQPAPTVKVGLLAINDFHGALEMPRQSVFVPDDKGEAMPVPAGGAAYLASAIDSLRAQHPNHLVVSAGDLIGASQLASSLFLDEPTIEVMNRIGLDFNATGNHEFDRGQDELLRMQSGGCTQHTARKPCQVEPFKGAKFKFLGANTIKADGSTLFPGTAIRSFGSGRNKVDIGLIGLTLEGTGELVSPEGIKGLTFADEASTINAAVPRLRAAGADAIVVVIHEGVRTKGTPNPQGCEGASGPLGEIVNQLDGVDVVVSGHTHWAYICEWPGKNPARPVLMTSAGVFGTLVTEINLEIDPRAGRVVGRSARNVIVQSEAYRPAADRVSPNTDRFPRFAPRADIADYVVKYTEAARQFALRPAGRIGGEATRGGDASSTGGTLGSLIADAQLAATAGAGAQIAFMNPFGIRAPWRLAPGENGQLTFGDIYKVQPFNNTLLTQTLTGAQLRRLLEQNFDGIGPNQVLSPSRGFAYSYDMSRPIGSRIVSITLDGQPIDDAARYRVTTSDFLANGGDTYSELAKGTDRVLGISDLAALEAWLQAIPPRAVPLEERAKDLTPR